One stretch of Leptospira hartskeerlii DNA includes these proteins:
- a CDS encoding peptidoglycan DD-metalloendopeptidase family protein, with product MIFKKPRQLTAGKEILRTDNFTLIYLGAFHFHYSFYFRGNLYHGNLDFRRRKFRVIPLVASVIFMVLFLGIWMSPSNASMESASTEVTENDSEDLKAKKGDEKFLEESEKAKLTILMANEIKSVSDKKKQLKVVTYKVKRNETLSEIATRYKVSMESIAGSSSINLEETLYPGQILQIPNKQGLLYKFKAGDTVAKVASLYKVNLDEILEENKLDDLDILRPGQKVFLPGAVIPDPAPKWVVPVTSHVVTSNYGWRTFPQHKFHEALDLKANYEAVMAARNGKVVFSGWMGGYGNAIVIEHNDDFKTLYAHNSRLNVKRGDYVVAGKKIATSGCTGYCFGPHLHFEVIQKGKSVNPGKYLKGLSYKRGSKPNH from the coding sequence ATGATCTTCAAGAAGCCCAGGCAATTGACCGCAGGAAAAGAAATCCTCCGGACCGATAATTTCACCCTGATCTACCTGGGCGCCTTCCATTTCCATTATTCCTTTTATTTCAGAGGAAACCTGTATCACGGAAACCTAGACTTCCGAAGACGTAAGTTCCGCGTTATTCCTCTTGTAGCATCGGTTATCTTTATGGTCCTATTTTTAGGAATTTGGATGAGCCCGTCTAACGCTTCTATGGAATCCGCATCTACCGAAGTAACTGAAAACGATTCGGAAGACTTAAAAGCCAAAAAAGGCGACGAAAAATTTTTAGAAGAATCCGAAAAAGCGAAACTTACCATCTTAATGGCAAACGAGATCAAGAGCGTTTCCGATAAAAAGAAACAACTTAAAGTAGTTACTTACAAAGTTAAAAGGAACGAAACTCTATCAGAGATCGCAACTCGTTATAAGGTCTCTATGGAATCCATTGCAGGTTCCTCGAGTATCAATCTGGAAGAAACTCTATATCCGGGACAAATATTACAGATCCCGAATAAACAAGGTCTATTATATAAATTCAAAGCGGGAGATACAGTCGCAAAAGTTGCTTCCCTTTACAAAGTAAACTTAGATGAAATTTTAGAAGAGAATAAACTGGACGATCTGGATATTCTTCGTCCGGGCCAAAAAGTTTTTCTTCCAGGCGCTGTGATCCCTGATCCCGCACCTAAATGGGTGGTTCCTGTTACTTCTCATGTGGTTACTTCTAATTACGGATGGAGAACCTTTCCGCAGCATAAATTCCATGAAGCGCTGGACTTAAAAGCCAATTACGAAGCAGTGATGGCGGCTCGTAACGGTAAAGTTGTTTTCTCCGGATGGATGGGTGGTTATGGAAACGCAATCGTAATCGAACATAACGACGATTTCAAAACATTATATGCTCACAATTCCAGACTGAATGTAAAACGTGGGGATTACGTAGTCGCAGGCAAGAAGATCGCAACCTCGGGATGTACAGGTTACTGTTTCGGTCCTCACTTACATTTTGAAGTCATCCAAAAAGGGAAATCGGTAAACCCTGGAAAATATCTAAAAGGTCTCAGTTATAAAAGAGGCTCTAAGCCGAACCATTAA
- a CDS encoding histidine kinase dimerization/phosphoacceptor domain -containing protein, translating into MLTKPKILVVEDEIIVAVNLGQKLKKLGYDLVGITSSGEEAIQKAEENHPDLVLMDINIEGNLDGIQTAELLRNRFQTPVIYLTAYADENTLNRAKRTQPLGYIVKPFESDQLRSSIEVALYKNELEHRNRKNEESLKSTLNQMESGIITTDENGLVLFCNPVAEKIAGLSYAESIGLSLTKILRLEDSNSSSYTLPLSDVLTSHQTIEKNGIFTIDGIGNKTAVSIQISPILNTEGKSSGSITVLRLGESDNTNQSYLKEIHHRIKNNLTVISSLLSMNASNLKDQETLDIFKDSQHRIQAVALLHEVLYENHDLSSISFDLYVRKLTDLLFEVYKVDRSKFKLVLDIQTPKIPSEMGMNCALIINELLTNSFKHGFKDRESGSILIRFSLNDERYFLEVKDDGVGLLDTTPQTRNSGSLGLSLVDSFVKLLRGKLKLENENGCKATLSFPAKHET; encoded by the coding sequence ATGCTCACGAAACCTAAGATCCTAGTTGTAGAAGATGAGATCATAGTCGCGGTCAACTTGGGTCAGAAACTTAAAAAATTAGGTTACGATCTTGTGGGTATCACATCCTCCGGTGAGGAAGCCATTCAAAAGGCGGAGGAAAATCATCCTGATCTAGTCCTTATGGACATCAATATTGAAGGTAATCTGGACGGGATCCAAACTGCGGAACTCCTACGGAACAGATTCCAAACACCTGTTATTTATCTTACGGCATATGCGGACGAGAACACCCTGAACAGGGCAAAAAGGACCCAGCCTCTAGGTTATATAGTCAAACCGTTCGAATCGGACCAGCTTCGTTCTTCCATCGAAGTTGCTTTGTATAAAAACGAACTGGAACATAGAAACCGCAAAAATGAAGAATCCTTAAAATCCACTTTGAATCAAATGGAGTCCGGGATCATCACCACCGACGAGAATGGTCTCGTATTATTCTGTAATCCGGTGGCGGAAAAGATCGCAGGATTAAGCTATGCGGAATCCATCGGGCTTTCCTTAACGAAGATCTTAAGATTAGAAGATTCGAACTCTTCTTCGTATACTCTTCCACTGTCAGATGTACTGACTTCTCACCAAACAATTGAGAAAAATGGAATATTCACGATCGATGGGATCGGAAATAAAACTGCGGTTTCTATTCAGATTTCCCCCATCTTAAACACGGAAGGAAAATCCAGCGGTTCAATCACTGTTCTGCGTTTGGGAGAGTCGGATAATACAAACCAGTCCTACTTGAAAGAGATCCATCATAGGATCAAAAACAATCTTACCGTAATTTCTTCTTTGCTAAGCATGAACGCCTCCAATCTGAAGGACCAAGAGACCTTGGATATTTTCAAGGACAGTCAGCATAGAATACAGGCAGTTGCCCTTCTGCACGAAGTGCTTTATGAAAATCATGATCTATCTTCCATTAGTTTTGACCTATACGTTCGCAAACTTACGGACCTTCTATTCGAAGTGTATAAGGTAGATCGTTCTAAGTTTAAACTAGTATTGGATATCCAAACTCCTAAGATCCCAAGCGAGATGGGAATGAACTGCGCGTTGATCATCAATGAACTTCTGACGAACTCATTCAAACACGGGTTCAAAGATAGAGAGAGTGGCTCTATATTGATCCGCTTTAGTTTGAACGACGAACGATATTTCTTAGAAGTCAAAGACGACGGCGTCGGTTTATTAGACACGACGCCTCAGACACGCAATTCAGGCTCTTTGGGACTTTCTTTGGTGGATTCCTTTGTAAAACTTCTAAGGGGAAAATTGAAATTAGAGAACGAAAACGGCTGCAAAGCGACCCTCAGCTTCCCCGCAAAACACGAGACCTAA
- a CDS encoding bactofilin family protein — protein sequence MAIGKDNNNSVIGPGSIFEGKFYIAGSLRIDGKFEGEIKTDDALFIGETGKVRTNISAREVIVAGTLIGNIKAESEVRLEETGRLLGDIIAPALSLAKGVVAKGNITVTGGQKKDVKKIVEESFGGTRTLDNGKEE from the coding sequence ATGGCCATCGGTAAGGATAATAATAACAGCGTAATCGGCCCAGGTTCCATATTTGAGGGCAAATTCTATATCGCTGGTTCCCTACGTATCGACGGAAAATTCGAAGGGGAAATTAAAACCGACGACGCATTATTTATTGGAGAAACCGGTAAGGTTCGCACTAACATTTCCGCAAGAGAAGTGATCGTAGCAGGCACCTTGATCGGAAATATTAAAGCGGAATCAGAAGTCCGCTTGGAAGAAACTGGACGTCTCTTAGGGGATATTATCGCTCCCGCTCTTTCCCTGGCAAAAGGTGTGGTAGCGAAAGGAAATATCACCGTAACCGGAGGCCAAAAGAAAGACGTTAAAAAGATCGTGGAAGAATCTTTTGGCGGCACAAGGACATTGGACAACGGAAAGGAAGAATAA
- a CDS encoding alpha/beta hydrolase, with amino-acid sequence MFRSFFFIAISFVLTLGCGPSISEHLDKRTNSQYSSTHGIEVFFNTSRAVNPGTQVACSNSYFLNFGNMGTQSGSCLVNVPADREIGSLPFGLGNKEKSFQFLEHRVGIQGKTKEEQEKLWWKRIEEDPFEEVIVFVHGFNVSFEEAILRAAQLKYDLKFPGKVALYTWPAGGDGSMLGTFFLKNTYEKNLVSARSSRDSFKYFLKRMVSTNKKIHLLVHSMGHQVVLNSLSELSKESGNKPFLKELVLNAPDYDTGEFILILDSLLKSSERITLYCSPGDSALFASAQINQTGRLGACSKFPGVDVVNVNPIDSSLLSLGHGYYSSRPILTDLYQLFLGLGAEKRLFIRKSYGNENYILRN; translated from the coding sequence ATGTTCCGATCTTTCTTTTTTATTGCCATTAGTTTTGTTCTTACCTTAGGCTGCGGACCTTCTATTTCCGAACATCTGGACAAAAGGACCAATTCCCAATATTCTTCTACTCATGGGATCGAAGTATTTTTTAATACTTCCAGAGCGGTCAATCCAGGGACACAAGTCGCTTGTTCTAATTCTTATTTTCTGAATTTCGGAAATATGGGAACCCAATCGGGCTCCTGTTTGGTAAATGTTCCCGCAGACAGAGAAATAGGTTCCCTACCCTTCGGTCTGGGAAATAAAGAAAAATCATTTCAATTCCTGGAACACAGAGTCGGTATCCAAGGCAAAACCAAAGAAGAACAGGAAAAACTTTGGTGGAAAAGAATAGAAGAAGATCCTTTTGAAGAAGTGATCGTATTCGTGCACGGATTTAACGTGAGTTTCGAAGAAGCTATTTTAAGAGCAGCTCAACTCAAATACGATCTAAAATTTCCGGGAAAGGTAGCTCTTTATACTTGGCCTGCGGGAGGAGACGGTTCCATGTTAGGGACCTTCTTCCTGAAAAACACTTACGAAAAAAATTTGGTGTCTGCAAGAAGTAGCAGGGATTCTTTCAAATATTTCCTGAAAAGAATGGTCTCTACCAACAAAAAGATCCATCTATTAGTACATTCTATGGGCCATCAGGTGGTTTTAAATTCCCTTTCTGAACTTTCAAAAGAATCCGGAAACAAACCTTTCTTGAAAGAACTCGTATTGAATGCGCCCGATTATGATACAGGTGAATTCATACTCATCTTAGATAGTTTATTAAAATCCTCGGAAAGGATCACATTATACTGTTCTCCCGGAGACTCCGCATTGTTTGCCTCTGCTCAAATCAACCAGACAGGGAGACTAGGCGCCTGTTCCAAATTTCCAGGTGTGGATGTGGTCAATGTAAACCCGATCGACTCCTCTTTATTGTCATTAGGTCACGGATATTATTCTTCCCGTCCGATCTTGACCGATCTATACCAATTGTTTTTGGGCTTGGGAGCGGAGAAGAGGCTGTTCATCCGCAAGTCCTACGGAAACGAAAACTATATTCTCCGAAATTAA
- a CDS encoding penicillin-binding protein 1A gives MKHEPVDFFTRYFVVLFRDRIQSRMDSSDPVRKLLYLVLGLIFLNGFLFVFSVKDIWQVPKADRYEKPSLLFGLNTEGKYEPIAEFYRFSRVVITDEDLPGGWEENKVIRCFVSTEDNNFRSHKGLDLRGIFRATMVNLLAGRVKEGASTITQQVARLKFLNTERSFLRKAREAWLALLLELVFDKKTLIGIYLNEIPLGHGTIGVGAAAKFYFRKDIKDLSWGEAALLASLTTRPKEFSPLVNPNTSASKVRVVFKKLVENGILDVETAEREFEAFSEYYITLNRSPNDSAFSDRLNRFPYFTEYVRKNLARYIPSQQIYEGGLKIYTTLNIQHQAQAEKALAAGLKQQTQLSNQRAFTKIDSFEDSYGSTYKLLAELHDLPEFKFKISRSYRTFNRAWQEEFRDDLSVLNLISGTEGLGEAIDWNYRTQATEDHLLPVEGALISIRPDTGYITAMVGGSGFRSDNQQIRAFQAYRQPGSAFKPLVYASAMEYYHEHPDDKKNVTAASLFDDSPLQYVLEDGDEWNPSNYSGEYSGFIRLREALELSRNSVAVRLLEHTGLNNLLPRLEKLLQVENRNLPRDFSIALGSFEVSPYELARSYAVFASGGKQVFPLSVLYVEDEQGNLIKDFRKEFESKERKRLLSPETSYVITSMMEDVIKKGTGTGARSYGLTRPAAGKTGTTNNFRDAWFAGYTPELVAVVWVGYDTGTLSLGRGMSGAVVAAPIWGRFMANALVKEKSKSFDFGDAKIVRRTICSISGKLPGSHCYQTEEEVFDKDTVPKEVCDDHRGMSEPDPTPTHTTDPGTTKKKKPNLFEGDEDVIR, from the coding sequence CATGGATTCTTCCGATCCTGTTCGTAAACTTTTATATCTTGTTTTGGGACTCATCTTCTTAAACGGATTTTTATTCGTATTCTCCGTTAAAGATATTTGGCAGGTTCCTAAAGCGGATCGTTACGAAAAACCTTCTTTACTCTTCGGACTCAATACAGAAGGGAAATACGAACCTATCGCAGAGTTTTATAGGTTTTCCAGAGTGGTGATCACTGACGAGGATCTTCCAGGCGGCTGGGAAGAAAATAAAGTCATCCGTTGTTTTGTTTCGACGGAAGATAATAATTTCAGATCCCACAAAGGATTGGATCTTCGAGGGATTTTCAGGGCCACAATGGTAAACCTTCTTGCAGGAAGAGTAAAAGAAGGTGCCTCCACAATCACACAACAGGTTGCAAGATTAAAGTTCTTAAATACGGAAAGATCCTTTTTACGTAAGGCAAGAGAAGCTTGGCTAGCACTACTTCTTGAATTAGTATTCGATAAGAAAACCTTAATAGGTATCTATCTAAACGAGATCCCTCTTGGTCATGGGACAATCGGCGTAGGCGCCGCGGCAAAATTCTATTTTAGAAAAGACATCAAGGACTTAAGCTGGGGAGAAGCTGCACTTCTCGCAAGTTTGACCACAAGACCCAAGGAATTTTCTCCCTTAGTGAACCCGAATACGTCCGCATCCAAGGTGAGAGTTGTATTCAAGAAGTTAGTCGAAAACGGGATTCTGGATGTGGAAACCGCAGAGAGAGAATTCGAAGCATTCTCCGAATATTATATAACTTTAAATCGTTCCCCTAACGATTCTGCTTTCTCCGATCGTCTCAACAGATTCCCATATTTTACCGAATATGTGCGAAAGAACCTGGCCCGTTATATACCTTCTCAACAAATCTATGAAGGTGGCCTAAAGATATATACCACCCTAAATATACAGCACCAAGCCCAGGCGGAAAAGGCGCTTGCTGCAGGATTAAAACAACAGACCCAATTATCCAACCAAAGAGCTTTTACAAAAATCGACTCATTCGAAGATTCTTATGGTTCTACCTACAAACTTTTGGCGGAACTTCACGACCTTCCTGAATTCAAATTTAAGATCTCCCGTTCTTACAGAACATTCAATAGAGCCTGGCAGGAAGAATTTAGAGACGACTTATCCGTCTTAAATTTGATCTCAGGCACAGAAGGTTTAGGAGAAGCAATTGACTGGAATTATAGGACCCAAGCCACAGAAGATCACCTATTACCTGTGGAAGGCGCGTTAATCTCCATTCGTCCGGACACGGGTTATATTACCGCAATGGTAGGAGGTTCCGGATTTAGGTCGGATAACCAACAGATCCGCGCATTCCAAGCATATAGACAGCCTGGTTCTGCATTCAAACCTTTGGTATATGCGTCTGCGATGGAATATTATCATGAACATCCGGATGATAAGAAGAATGTTACGGCAGCTTCTTTATTTGATGATTCTCCGCTTCAATATGTTTTAGAAGACGGGGACGAATGGAACCCGAGTAATTATTCAGGAGAATATTCCGGATTCATTCGATTAAGAGAAGCACTTGAACTTTCCAGAAATAGTGTTGCTGTTCGACTTCTTGAACATACTGGTCTGAATAATCTTCTGCCAAGACTCGAAAAACTTTTACAGGTAGAGAATAGAAATCTACCTAGAGACTTTTCAATCGCATTAGGAAGTTTTGAAGTTTCTCCTTATGAACTCGCAAGATCTTACGCGGTATTCGCTTCCGGAGGAAAACAAGTTTTCCCTCTCAGCGTTTTGTATGTAGAAGACGAACAAGGAAATCTGATCAAAGATTTCAGAAAAGAATTCGAATCGAAAGAAAGGAAGAGATTACTTTCTCCCGAAACAAGTTACGTAATCACTTCCATGATGGAAGACGTGATCAAAAAAGGAACGGGGACCGGAGCAAGGTCTTACGGACTCACGCGGCCTGCTGCAGGAAAAACAGGGACCACAAATAATTTTAGAGATGCATGGTTCGCAGGTTACACTCCGGAACTAGTAGCGGTCGTTTGGGTGGGATATGACACCGGAACACTTTCGCTCGGCAGAGGAATGTCAGGTGCAGTAGTAGCCGCTCCCATCTGGGGAAGATTTATGGCAAATGCACTCGTCAAAGAAAAATCCAAATCATTCGATTTTGGAGACGCAAAAATTGTGCGCAGGACCATCTGCTCCATCTCCGGAAAACTTCCAGGTTCTCATTGCTACCAAACAGAAGAGGAAGTATTCGACAAAGATACAGTTCCAAAAGAAGTCTGCGATGACCATAGAGGAATGAGCGAGCCGGATCCGACTCCCACTCATACCACAGACCCAGGAACGACTAAAAAGAAAAAACCGAATCTCTTTGAGGGAGACGAGGACGTAATTAGATAA